A single region of the Streptomyces diastaticus subsp. diastaticus genome encodes:
- a CDS encoding M23 family metallopeptidase, whose translation MSKRAMNLNLASPQLRTRVAVLAAGVGASAMLGVGVASAATGADAAPGAAAGAVAAQADAQSKAAQAVEQSKKEAPEAKQDSKKAAEKKAEKPAKKKSSWTVPVNDATISATYGTGGDRWTNKHSGQDYAVSVGTDVHAAHSGTVVKTGGNGAGDGPAYGNAVVVKHADKTYTQYAHLSQINVSPGQTVKEGQKIALSGNTGNSSGPHLHFEVRTGPNYGSAIDPAAFLHSKGL comes from the coding sequence ATGTCGAAGCGCGCCATGAACCTCAACCTCGCCTCGCCCCAGCTCCGTACTCGGGTCGCCGTCCTGGCCGCCGGTGTCGGCGCCTCGGCGATGCTCGGGGTCGGGGTCGCGTCCGCCGCGACCGGTGCGGATGCCGCTCCTGGTGCTGCCGCCGGTGCGGTCGCCGCCCAGGCCGACGCGCAGTCGAAGGCCGCCCAGGCCGTCGAGCAGTCGAAGAAGGAAGCCCCCGAGGCCAAGCAGGACAGCAAGAAGGCCGCGGAGAAGAAGGCCGAGAAGCCGGCGAAGAAGAAGTCCTCCTGGACCGTCCCGGTGAACGACGCCACCATCTCCGCCACCTACGGCACCGGCGGTGACCGCTGGACCAACAAGCACTCCGGCCAGGACTACGCGGTGTCGGTCGGCACCGACGTCCACGCCGCCCACAGCGGCACGGTCGTCAAGACCGGCGGCAACGGCGCCGGCGACGGCCCGGCCTACGGCAACGCCGTCGTGGTCAAGCACGCCGACAAGACGTACACCCAGTACGCCCACCTGTCGCAGATCAACGTGAGCCCCGGCCAGACCGTCAAGGAGGGCCAGAAGATCGCCCTCTCCGGCAACACGGGTAACTCCAGCGGCCCCCACCTGCACTTCGAGGTCCGCACCGGCCCCAACTACGGTTCCGCCATCGACCCCGCCGCGTTCCTGCACAGCAAGGGTCTGTGA
- the cseC gene encoding two-component system sensor histidine kinase CseC, translating into MLGPSRRRPAPDGPAAAPRTSPGGASPAAGAHPGGWWTRLRDRLRGHLHTGLRWKLSAAITLVGALVALALSLVVHNAARISMLDNARDLQDERVQFAQRIYAGTGRLQFGAEIDDPEIPDELRERAEAGRRATFIQEFREGVPDIWGAVPLGDGRILSVHTRFNDRSSTIMRDLDRALLAGSGAVILGGCALGVLIGGQLSHRLRKAATAAGQVAEGRTDVRVRSAIGGVVRDETDDLARAVDAMADALKQRLEAERRVTADIAHELRTPVTGLLTAAELLPPGRPTELVRDRAQAMRTLVEDVLEVSRLDTAAERAELQDIALGEFVTRRVGALGPDVEVRVLYDADVSTDPRRLERILGNLLANAAKHGRPPVEVTVEGRVIRVRDHGPGFPETLLADGPSRFRTGSADRAGRGHGLGLTIAAGQARVLGARLTFRNVRTPGAAPEAPPEGAVAVLWLPDHAPTSTGSFPVVRLPDEKRGTGGGRRSGPWWRGTPNGGAG; encoded by the coding sequence GTGCTCGGGCCCTCGCGCCGCCGGCCGGCCCCCGACGGGCCCGCGGCGGCCCCCCGTACCAGCCCCGGCGGCGCGTCCCCAGCCGCCGGGGCCCACCCGGGTGGCTGGTGGACGCGGCTGCGCGACCGGCTGCGCGGGCATCTGCACACCGGGCTGCGCTGGAAGCTGAGCGCGGCCATCACCCTGGTCGGGGCGCTCGTCGCGCTCGCCCTCAGCCTCGTGGTGCACAACGCCGCCCGGATCTCGATGCTCGACAACGCCCGCGACCTCCAGGACGAGCGGGTCCAGTTCGCCCAGCGGATCTACGCGGGGACCGGCCGGCTCCAGTTCGGCGCCGAGATCGACGACCCGGAGATCCCCGACGAGTTGCGCGAGCGCGCCGAGGCGGGCCGCCGCGCCACCTTCATCCAGGAGTTCCGCGAGGGCGTCCCCGACATCTGGGGCGCCGTGCCCCTCGGTGACGGCCGCATCCTCTCCGTGCACACCCGGTTCAACGACCGCAGCTCCACGATCATGCGCGACCTCGACCGGGCCCTGCTGGCCGGCTCGGGCGCGGTCATCCTGGGCGGCTGCGCGCTCGGCGTGCTCATCGGCGGCCAGCTCTCGCACCGGCTGCGCAAGGCGGCGACCGCCGCGGGCCAGGTGGCCGAGGGCCGCACCGACGTCCGGGTGCGTTCGGCGATCGGCGGGGTGGTCCGCGACGAGACCGACGACCTGGCCCGGGCCGTGGACGCGATGGCCGACGCGCTGAAGCAGCGGCTGGAGGCGGAGCGCCGGGTCACCGCCGACATCGCCCACGAACTGCGCACCCCGGTCACCGGCCTGCTGACCGCCGCCGAGCTGCTGCCGCCCGGCCGCCCCACCGAGCTGGTGCGGGACCGGGCCCAGGCCATGCGGACCCTCGTCGAGGACGTGCTGGAGGTCTCCCGCCTGGACACGGCGGCCGAACGCGCCGAGCTCCAGGACATCGCGCTGGGTGAGTTCGTCACCCGCCGCGTCGGTGCCCTCGGCCCGGACGTGGAGGTACGCGTCCTCTACGACGCCGACGTGTCGACCGACCCGCGCCGCCTGGAGCGGATCCTCGGCAACCTGCTGGCCAACGCCGCCAAGCACGGCAGGCCCCCGGTCGAGGTCACCGTCGAGGGCCGGGTCATCCGGGTACGGGACCACGGGCCCGGTTTCCCGGAGACGCTGCTGGCCGACGGGCCGAGCCGGTTCCGCACCGGCAGCGCCGACCGGGCGGGCCGGGGCCACGGGCTGGGACTGACCATCGCGGCGGGCCAGGCGCGGGTCCTGGGGGCGCGGCTCACCTTCCGCAACGTCCGCACGCCCGGCGCCGCGCCCGAGGCCCCGCCCGAGGGCGCGGTCGCGGTGCTCTGGCTGCCGGACCACGCGCCGACCAGCACGGGGAGCTTTCCCGTGGTGCGGCTCCCGGACGAGAAGAGGGGCACCGGGGGCGGCCGCCGCTCGGGCCCGTGGTGGCGCGGCACGCCGAACGGCGGTGCGGGCTGA
- the cseB gene encoding two-component system response regulator CseB, producing MADPTHVLFVEDDDVIREATQLALERVGFRVTAMPDGLSGLEAFRADQPDIALLDVMVPGMDGVSLCRRIRDESTVPVIMLSARADSIDVVLGLEAGADDYVTKPFDGAVLVARIRAVLRRFGHAAGAGAGAGRAEEEPSGGPAGADDGLLRFGDLDLDTEGMVVRRAGTPVALTPTEMRLLLEFSAAPGTVLSRDKLLERVWDYGWGGDTRVVDVHVQRLRAKIGQERIETVRGFGYKLRA from the coding sequence ATGGCCGACCCCACCCATGTCCTGTTCGTGGAGGACGACGACGTGATCCGGGAGGCGACCCAGCTCGCCCTGGAGCGGGTCGGCTTCCGGGTGACCGCCATGCCGGACGGGCTCTCGGGGCTGGAGGCGTTCCGCGCGGACCAGCCGGACATCGCCCTGCTCGACGTGATGGTGCCCGGAATGGACGGGGTCAGCCTGTGCCGCCGCATCCGTGACGAGTCGACCGTGCCGGTGATCATGCTCTCGGCGCGCGCCGACTCCATCGACGTGGTCCTCGGCCTGGAGGCGGGCGCCGACGACTACGTCACCAAACCCTTCGACGGCGCGGTCCTGGTCGCCCGCATCCGCGCCGTGCTGCGCCGCTTCGGCCACGCGGCCGGCGCCGGAGCCGGGGCCGGCCGGGCAGAGGAGGAGCCCTCGGGCGGCCCGGCGGGGGCGGACGACGGGCTGCTCCGCTTCGGCGACCTGGACCTGGACACCGAGGGCATGGTGGTGCGGCGCGCCGGCACCCCGGTCGCGCTGACGCCGACCGAGATGCGGCTGCTGCTGGAGTTCTCGGCCGCGCCGGGCACCGTCCTCTCCCGCGACAAGCTGCTGGAACGCGTCTGGGACTACGGCTGGGGCGGCGACACCCGGGTGGTCGACGTGCACGTGCAGCGGCTGCGCGCCAAGATCGGCCAGGAGCGGATAGAGACCGTCCGCGGCTTCGGCTACAAACTGAGGGCCTGA
- a CDS encoding SigE family RNA polymerase sigma factor, producing the protein MAQNEVLEFEEYVRTRQDALLRSARRLVPDPVDAQDLLQTALVRTYRRWELIADKRLADAYLRRVMINTRTEWWRSRKLQEVPTEELPEPAVTDGTEQHADRALLIDVLKMLAPKQRSVVVLRHWEQMSTEETAAALGMSAGTVKSTLHRALARLRQELESRELESRAPEHEEQERCAA; encoded by the coding sequence ATGGCGCAGAACGAGGTGCTGGAGTTCGAGGAGTACGTCCGCACGCGGCAGGACGCGCTCCTGCGCAGCGCGCGCCGGCTGGTCCCCGACCCCGTCGACGCGCAGGACCTGCTCCAGACGGCGCTGGTGCGCACGTACCGGCGGTGGGAGCTGATAGCGGACAAGCGGCTGGCCGACGCCTACCTGCGGCGTGTCATGATCAACACGCGTACGGAGTGGTGGCGCTCGCGCAAGCTCCAGGAGGTCCCGACCGAGGAGCTGCCCGAGCCCGCGGTCACCGACGGCACCGAGCAGCACGCCGACCGCGCCCTGCTCATCGACGTACTGAAGATGCTGGCTCCCAAGCAGCGCAGTGTCGTGGTGCTGCGACACTGGGAGCAGATGTCCACTGAGGAGACCGCCGCCGCCCTCGGCATGTCGGCCGGTACGGTCAAGAGCACGCTGCACCGGGCGCTCGCCCGGCTCCGCCAGGAGCTGGAGAGCCGTGAACTGGAGAGCCGCGCGCCCGAGCATGAGGAGCAGGAGCGTTGCGCGGCCTGA
- a CDS encoding A/G-specific adenine glycosylase, giving the protein MPNTPAPDRPEAVRTATPPTTPPARTPRTNHEPAAEPAPGATVPRPAAGEPQAGTDLHTPVIAWFEQHARDLPWRDPDAGAWAVMVSEFMLQQTPVNRVLPVYEQWMARWPRPADLAAEAPGEAVRAWGRLGYPRRALRLHGAAVAIAERHGGDVPAEHAQLLALPGIGEYTAAAVASFAYGQRHAVLDTNVRRVLARAVSGVQYPPNATTAAERRLARELLPERDETAARWAAASMELGALVCTARNESCARCPLAARCAWKAAGKPPHSGPARRGQSYAGTDRQVRGKLLAVLREAVAPVPQAVLDREWDDAVQRARALDGLVADGLVEPLPDGLYRLPLT; this is encoded by the coding sequence ATGCCGAACACGCCCGCCCCCGACCGGCCGGAAGCCGTCCGCACCGCCACTCCGCCCACCACCCCACCGGCCCGCACCCCGCGGACGAACCACGAGCCGGCCGCCGAGCCCGCGCCCGGCGCCACCGTGCCGCGCCCGGCCGCCGGCGAGCCGCAGGCCGGGACCGATCTGCACACCCCGGTCATCGCCTGGTTCGAGCAGCACGCCCGCGACCTGCCCTGGCGCGATCCGGACGCGGGCGCCTGGGCCGTGATGGTCAGCGAGTTCATGCTCCAGCAGACCCCGGTCAACCGGGTCCTGCCGGTCTACGAGCAGTGGATGGCCCGCTGGCCGCGCCCCGCCGACCTGGCCGCCGAGGCCCCCGGCGAGGCGGTCCGCGCCTGGGGCCGCCTCGGTTACCCGCGCCGCGCGCTGCGCCTGCACGGCGCGGCCGTCGCCATAGCGGAACGCCACGGCGGCGACGTCCCGGCCGAGCACGCGCAACTGCTCGCCCTGCCCGGCATCGGGGAGTACACGGCGGCGGCCGTCGCCTCGTTCGCCTACGGGCAGCGTCACGCGGTGCTCGACACCAATGTGCGCCGCGTGCTGGCGCGGGCGGTGAGCGGCGTGCAGTACCCGCCGAACGCGACCACCGCGGCCGAGCGCCGCCTCGCCCGGGAGCTGCTGCCGGAGCGGGACGAGACGGCCGCCCGGTGGGCCGCCGCCTCGATGGAGCTGGGCGCGCTGGTCTGCACCGCGCGCAACGAGAGCTGCGCCCGCTGCCCGCTCGCCGCCCGGTGCGCCTGGAAGGCCGCGGGCAAGCCGCCGCACAGCGGCCCGGCCCGCCGCGGCCAGAGCTACGCGGGCACCGACCGCCAGGTCCGCGGCAAACTCCTCGCGGTGCTGCGGGAAGCGGTGGCGCCGGTTCCGCAGGCGGTGCTCGACCGCGAGTGGGACGACGCCGTGCAGCGGGCCCGCGCGCTGGACGGCCTGGTCGCCGACGGCCTGGTCGAACCGCTGCCCGACGGGCTGTACCGGCTGCCGCTGACCTGA
- a CDS encoding phosphatase PAP2 family protein, which translates to MNSILEPDLVTAAAAAHAAPLPGESSGEATGETLAAAGDLGGTSGLYRDILDFAHSTPTWTKDVAELWTELGLLVFAALFLAGWWRSRRFSPQATAVAVLAPLVTGVAYVLSESFKSLIQEERPCRAVADAAASLVPCPPYGDWSFPSNHSTIAGAAAIGLALAWRRLWRLTVPMAVLMGFSRIFVGVHYPHDVAVGLVFGGLVAWGLVRLCTKPLTRLVVTMRGSGSEAVVWLAGPGAPRHSAGGDQVR; encoded by the coding sequence ATGAACAGCATCTTGGAACCGGATCTCGTGACCGCCGCCGCGGCGGCGCACGCCGCCCCGCTCCCCGGCGAGAGCTCGGGGGAGGCCACGGGCGAGACCCTCGCCGCAGCGGGCGACCTGGGAGGGACCTCCGGTCTCTACCGGGACATCCTCGACTTCGCCCACTCCACCCCGACCTGGACCAAGGACGTCGCCGAGCTGTGGACGGAGCTGGGCCTGCTGGTCTTCGCGGCGCTGTTCCTGGCCGGCTGGTGGCGCTCGCGCCGGTTCAGCCCGCAGGCGACCGCCGTGGCGGTGCTCGCCCCGCTGGTCACCGGCGTCGCCTACGTACTGAGCGAGTCCTTCAAGTCGCTCATCCAGGAGGAGCGCCCCTGCCGCGCGGTGGCCGACGCCGCCGCCTCGCTGGTGCCCTGCCCGCCGTACGGCGACTGGTCGTTCCCCAGCAACCACTCGACCATCGCCGGGGCCGCGGCGATCGGCCTGGCGCTGGCCTGGCGCCGCCTGTGGCGGCTCACGGTACCGATGGCGGTCCTGATGGGGTTCTCGCGGATCTTCGTCGGCGTGCACTACCCGCACGACGTCGCGGTCGGCCTGGTCTTCGGCGGGCTGGTCGCCTGGGGCCTGGTCCGGTTGTGCACCAAGCCGCTCACCAGACTGGTGGTGACGATGCGCGGTTCGGGCTCCGAGGCCGTGGTGTGGCTGGCCGGACCGGGCGCGCCCCGGCACTCGGCCGGGGGCGACCAGGTGAGGTGA
- a CDS encoding DUF4232 domain-containing protein gives MGSLRNPIGPLPSSIYWRRRVVLLSVLAVLALLVTWAVVSLGGGGEKSGASGPGGHSPAPSITPGDSPSGPAISEHPGGRDESGEDDEGGTGGSGGEDDGSDEDAPGGGGAGPGSGPGGGETTGEQLPAGSALPNCPASALEMSLRSTRNTYEPGQHPKLVLTAENTSKADCKVDLGPEAAVLTITATGDDKPLWSSEHCPAAGSLLLKLPAQGSATHTVTWDRRASADKCATPPAGSAGPGTYLAEAKAPGATAKTSFVLAKD, from the coding sequence GTGGGATCTCTGCGCAATCCGATCGGGCCGCTTCCCTCCTCCATCTACTGGCGACGGAGGGTCGTCCTGCTGTCCGTCCTGGCGGTGCTCGCCCTCCTCGTCACCTGGGCGGTGGTGTCACTCGGCGGAGGCGGGGAGAAGAGCGGGGCCTCCGGTCCGGGTGGCCACAGCCCCGCTCCCTCCATCACTCCCGGTGACTCCCCCTCCGGTCCCGCGATCAGCGAACACCCGGGCGGACGCGACGAGTCGGGCGAGGACGACGAGGGCGGTACGGGCGGCTCCGGCGGCGAGGACGACGGCTCCGACGAGGACGCGCCCGGCGGCGGAGGGGCGGGGCCCGGCTCCGGCCCGGGCGGCGGCGAGACCACCGGCGAGCAGCTCCCGGCGGGGTCGGCACTTCCCAACTGCCCCGCGTCCGCCCTGGAGATGAGCCTGCGCTCCACCAGGAACACCTACGAGCCCGGCCAGCACCCCAAGCTCGTCCTGACGGCCGAGAACACCTCCAAGGCCGACTGCAAGGTCGATCTCGGGCCGGAGGCGGCCGTGCTGACGATCACTGCGACCGGTGACGACAAGCCCCTCTGGTCCTCCGAGCACTGCCCCGCCGCCGGGAGCCTGCTGCTGAAGCTGCCGGCCCAGGGCAGCGCCACCCACACCGTCACCTGGGACCGCCGCGCCAGCGCCGACAAGTGCGCCACCCCGCCGGCCGGCAGCGCGGGCCCCGGCACCTACCTCGCCGAGGCCAAGGCCCCCGGCGCCACGGCCAAGACCTCCTTCGTCCTCGCCAAGGACTGA
- the disA gene encoding DNA integrity scanning diadenylate cyclase DisA yields the protein MAANDRATAPGKSGGPGADGLMRASLSAVAPGTQLRDGLERILRGNTGGLIVLGWDKTVESMCTGGFVLDVEFSATRLRELCKLDGGIVLDKDLTKILRAGVQLVPDPTIPTDETGTRHRTADRVSKQVNFPVVSVSQSMRLIALYVDGQRRVLEDSAAILSRANQALATLERYKLRLDEVAGTLSALEIEDLVTVRDVTAVSQRLEMVRRIAAEIAEYVVELGTDGRLLALQLDELIAGVEPERELVVRDYVPEPTAKRSRTVDEALAELGKLSHTELLELPVVARALGYTGSPEALDSAVSPRGFRLLAKVPRLPGAIIDRLVEHFGGLQKLLAASVDDLQTVDGVGEARARSVREGLSRLAESSILERYV from the coding sequence GTGGCAGCCAACGACCGGGCAACGGCCCCCGGCAAGTCCGGCGGGCCCGGTGCCGACGGGCTGATGCGTGCCTCGCTGAGCGCAGTCGCCCCCGGCACCCAGCTGCGGGACGGGCTGGAGCGGATTCTGCGGGGGAACACCGGCGGGCTCATCGTGCTCGGCTGGGACAAGACCGTCGAGTCGATGTGCACCGGCGGTTTCGTGCTGGACGTCGAGTTCTCCGCGACCCGCCTGCGGGAGCTGTGCAAGCTCGACGGCGGCATCGTCCTCGACAAGGACCTCACCAAGATCCTGCGCGCCGGAGTCCAGCTCGTCCCCGACCCGACCATCCCCACCGACGAGACCGGCACCCGGCACCGCACCGCCGACCGGGTCTCCAAGCAGGTCAACTTCCCCGTGGTCTCGGTGAGCCAGTCGATGCGGCTGATCGCGCTCTACGTGGACGGGCAGCGGCGGGTCCTGGAGGACTCCGCGGCCATCCTCTCCCGCGCCAACCAGGCCCTGGCCACGCTGGAGCGGTACAAGCTCCGGCTGGACGAGGTGGCCGGCACGCTGTCGGCACTGGAGATCGAGGACCTGGTGACGGTCCGCGACGTCACGGCCGTCTCGCAGCGGCTGGAGATGGTCCGCCGGATCGCCGCCGAGATCGCCGAGTACGTGGTGGAGCTGGGCACCGACGGACGCCTGCTGGCACTCCAGCTCGACGAGCTGATCGCGGGTGTCGAGCCCGAACGCGAGCTGGTCGTACGGGACTACGTGCCCGAGCCCACGGCGAAGCGTTCCCGCACGGTGGACGAGGCGCTGGCGGAGCTGGGCAAGCTCAGCCACACCGAGTTGCTCGAACTGCCCGTGGTGGCGCGGGCGCTCGGCTACACCGGCTCGCCGGAGGCGCTGGACTCGGCGGTGTCGCCGCGCGGGTTCCGGCTCCTCGCGAAGGTGCCGAGGCTGCCCGGGGCCATCATCGACCGGCTGGTGGAGCACTTCGGGGGCCTCCAGAAGCTGCTGGCGGCCAGCGTGGACGATCTCCAGACGGTGGACGGCGTCGGCGAGGCCCGCGCGCGCAGCGTCCGCGAGGGCCTCTCGCGGCTGGCCGAGTCCTCGATCCTGGAGCGCTACGTCTGA